GGCAAGAAGGCTGCTTGATCTCGCCACAGTGAAGGCAAATGGACTGGCTGATTTCCTTCTACAGTACATCAAGGAATTACCTTCACTGCCCCTGCATCGTGAGGGTATGTATTTGTCCCTTTTGGTtaactagaaaagaaaaggaagtccaCTTAGATTCCTGGTTAAAGAGCAAAGCGCACGTCAGTTAACGTCCACGTATTAGTGCGCAACTTCCCCCAGACTCAGCTTCTCCCTTTGAAGCCTAGCAGCTACCTGACTCATTGGGCAGCAGCGAAGGTTCAAAGGAGGACCACACAGTGGCTCCCCCTTTCACTGCTTCCTAAACTACATGGCGTTCACTGGAGCTGTGGTATGTGGAGAGGCGGCTACGGGTATTACCTTGCTGTCCAACTTGCATTCCACACCAGGTACAGACAGGGCTAGGATCTCTTGATCTATAAAACCTAGTTTCTCATGACCTGGAATTCATAACCAGGCAAATTTAGAGAATGTAGTCTCATCTATGTTTACACTCACCAGCTGAGTAATTCAAGAGGCCTGGGTGGCAGGGCTGAGACATGCCAGGGAGCCTGCCATGGACTTTATGGGCATTCTCTACCCTTTACCAACAGTCCTGAGAGGTGGATATTGCTAtgttccattttacagataagtaaACTGAGACTTGAGTGGCAAggaatgtagacaaatttctaaatggtcttattaaataagagacacagagccaaatataggggtgaaagccttagagatcagggaaatattgAGAGCCACCAGCTAGCCTTAACTCACCATGCCACTGTAGCTTCCCAAAAGAGctatttcctgtctacccaggcttttattgccttgctattctgtcttctcattggctcttagcccagctacctcacttccttgtcgctgcttgtctgtacagacctccaggtctctatggttggtactgggattaaaggcatgtgtcaccacacttggctgttccctagtgtgtccttgaacactcagagaccctgcctgccaagtgatcagattaagggagtgtgctaccactgcctgacttttgtgttaatggcttgctattacctctgatctccaggcaaactttatttattaatatacaaataaaatatcaccacattttagcacaaataagaTATCACCACAAAGGAACAGGGAGTGGGTCTGACTGTAGTGCCCCCACCTTCCCTACTTGGGAGAAGAACTCATCAGTTGCAGAGAGGATACAAGCGTGGTACTTTCCCAGTCATCTTGTTCCCACACAACTGAGGAGGAAGTTAATGTGGACTGAAGGTCCATGAACTATGTGCCCAGAGCTAACAGATGGGCTTATCATTCTGGTCCTGCCCTCTATGTGGAAGAAAGCCTGTGGGCAGGATGACTGGAGGCCCGTGCTTGGTACTCAGGTATAAACTATTTCATGCAAGAGCAGGAGATGGACATCACTGTATGGTAGCCAGTATGGTCCTTGGTGAGCATTTGCTAACAATGTTATCAAGTACAGCTGGCCATATAGGCATTATACAGTTCCCTGATGCGAGATGCTTCTAAAGATGACAATTGAGCAGATGGACATGGTCGCAGACACCTgtgggtagaggcagaaggatcaggagttcaaggtcaacttccATTACAACAAGTTAGAAgccatgagactctgtctcaagggggaaaaaaagtaaaaattgtgtttattttctttaaaataaaaatgagacatTCTTTAATTTactctattttcattttacatttatttacttatctacttatttttatttgtttatccgtgtgtgtgtgtgtgtgtgtgtgtgtgtgtgcgcgcacacatgcatgtgaatgcaccatggcatgcatgtggagcgcacatgcatgtgaatgcaccatggcatgcatgtggagcgcacatgcatgtgaatgcaccatggcatgcatgtggaggtcagacgaCAACCTGTAGTGGTTGGCTGTCTCCCTCCACCGGATGGAtcttggggatcgaactcaggttatcaggcttggtgacaagtgcttttacccattgGGCCATCTTGCCAAGGcctgggttggttggtttgtttgaagTTTTTAGTAATATTGGTGATGGCTAGAGACTGGCATTGTAAGCCAGGGAATCAGAAAGGAGGCTGTGTATATTTCGGTGTTTGATCAGTGCTCCTGATACAGCCAAAGAGTAGAAAGAGCCACAAGGATCCTCACCTTTGGGAACAAGAGGCATTGaatactgggtgtggtggcacagcctctaatcccagctccTAGGGAGGCTCAGGCAGTTTGATGCTAGTTTGATGCTAGTCTGGGCTCCCTAGTGAGGCCCCCGTAtcaaaaaagacaataaaaagaagaGACGCCAGCATAGGGCACCTGCTTGGCTTGGCTCTGCAGGTACTTCGGTGGGCTAAGATTTCTCTGATAAGAACTTGCTTGCCTCTGAGTTGAGAACAAATGGGCTGGCTTTACTGGCCATGGTGGGGTCATGGTGGGGTGATGATGCTGACATCCCGTGATGTGACGTCCTGACAGCCTGAGCCTCTGACAGACCCTTCCCTATTTCCTGAAAGGGGAACTAAGCCCTCAGGAGGAAGTGCTTTGCATTGGCAGTAGGGCCCTGGGTGCAGAGGGGcaggagaagaaagaagcaggaagtATCAGAAGATCTTGTTGAGGACTCGGCGCAGGCGCCGGGTGACCCTGAGTTCCTAGAGTCAGCCTCTGATTCAGGCCAGTCCATTTAGCCATATAAGGTAACACAgccatgggttctaggaatcagaTCTGGACACCATCCATGGCCACTTTTCTTGTGGTGTGGAGTACCTGACAGAATTAACTTGAGAGAGGAAGGCTTGTTTTGCTCCCAGTTGAGGACGGTCTGTCGTGGCCAGGAGGATTGGTGGCTGGTGCAGTTTGACTCAAGGAATAGTAACATGAGAGGCTGATTTTATTACAGCCACAGACGGGAAGCGGAGAGCTCTGGTGGAAGTAGGCCAGGCCATAACCTTTGAGGCCTACCCCCAGTGGACCCTGTCAGCCAGCTAGCCCTGTATCTTAAATGTTCCACATCTACCAAAACGGTCCtatcagctggggaccaaacattcagacACCTAAGCCTGTGGGGCCATTTCAAATTAGGGCTTTAACAGTCCCTCATTTCTATAGATAAGAAAACGGGGTCCTAGCAAGGCCAAGTAGCTTGCCAAGCAGGTGGTGGGCCCAGGCGTCAGACTTCAGAGCTTGGACACCTAAGCCCTGTCACCTAATTTCCTTCAGAGACTAGCAGTGGAGTCTGAATGGTCTCTCAGGCCACCCAACAGGAATATAGAATCAGGCTACACATCCTGTGAGTCACGCCCTCCCTGGTACTTTCAGGTGTGCATGTTAAGTATGACAGTGGCCCATGTCTCTGTGTTGGCTGCTATACTTACCAGGTGCCGTGCATCATCCCTGTTTGCCCATGTCAAAGTTCTCTGACACTTTCCTGCTTTGCAGGGGAAGAACCAGGTTTAGGAAGCTTCCGTGGCTGTCCCCAAAGCCCACAGTTTATAAGTGGACAAGACAGGATAGATGCCCACCAGCTCTTCTGAGCCACGAATCACATCCCTCATGTAGGCTGTTCTCTGCATAGGTCCCATCATGACCACGATCCCACCCTCATTTGCCTCTTCTATATCCCAGCTGCGGAGTGTGAAAGGTTCGTATCGAAGCTGAGGACCATGGTGGCAGCTCAGTCTCGCTTCCTCAGCACTTACGATGGGTCAGAGAATCTTTGCCTGGAGGATATATACACAGAGAACACCTTGGAGCTGCGGACAGAGGTGGGCCCGGCTGGGGCCCTGCAGAAGAGCCCTGCCATCCTGGGCCTGGAGGAACTCTTTGGTACCCATGGCCACCTGAACAAGGATGCAGACACTGTCCTGGTGGTGGGGGAGGCAGGCAGCGGCAAGAGTACTCTCCTGCAGCGGTTGCACTTGCTGTGGGCGACCGGGCAGAACTTCCAGGAGTTTCTCTTCGTCTTCCCGTTCAGCTGCCGGCAGCTGCAGTGCATGGCCAGACCACTGTCTCTAAGGACACTGCTTTTTGAGCATTGCTGTTGGCCCGACGTTGGTCAGCACGACGTCTTCCAATTCCTCCTTGACCATCCTGACCGCGTCCTGTTAACCTTCGACGGCTTGGATGAGTTCAAGTTCCGGTTCACAGACCGGGAGCGTCACTGCTCTCCGACTGACCCCACGTCAGTCCAGACGCTGCTTTTCAATCTTCTTCAGGGGAACCTGTTGAAGAATGCCTGCAAGGTGCTGACCAGTCGCCCAGATGCTGTGTCAGTGCTCCTCAGGAAGTTTGTCCGTACAGAATGCCACCTGAAGGGCTTCTCGGAAGAGGGCATCGAACTGTACCTGAGAAAGCACCACCGGGAACCTGGAGTGGCAGACCGCCTCATCCACCTGCTCCAAGCCACATCCGCCCTGCATGGTTTGTGCCACCTCCCTGTCTTCTCCTGGATGGTGTCCAGATGCCACCAGGAACTGTTGCTGCAGAATGGGGGGTTCCCAACAACCAGCACAGACATGTACCTCCTGATCCTACAGCATTTCCTGCTCCATGCCTCCCCTCCAGATTCCTACCCCTTCGGCCCGGGACCTGAGCTCCTTCAAAGTCGGCTCCCTACCCTCCTGCACCTTGGCCACCTGGCTCTCCGGGGCCTGGCCCTGAGCTGCTACGTGTTCTCAGTTCAGCAGCTCCAGGCAGCACAGGTTGACTCTGATGATATTTCTCTTGGTTTCCTGGTACGGGCCCAAAGTGTGGTGCCTGGGAGCAAGGCACCCCTGGAATTCCTGCACATCACCTTCCAGTGCTTTTTTGCCGCATTCTACTTGGCAGTCAGTGTGGACACATCGGCAGCCTCACTCAGGCACCTCTTCAGCTGTGGCCGGCTGGGCAGCTCACTGCTGGGTAGGCTGCTGCCCAGTCTGTGTATCCAGGGCTCCAGAGTCAAGAAGGGCAGTGAAGTGGCTTTACTACAGAAGGCTGAGCCACACAACCTGCAGATCACAGCAGCCTTCCTAGCGGGTCTGTTGTCCAAGGAACATCGGGACCTGTTGGCGGCATGCCAGATCTCTAAGAGGGTGCTACTCCAGCGCCAGGCGTGTGTCCGCTCTTCTCTGGCTCAGAGCCTTCGTGAACACTTCCACAACATCCCACCTGCCGTGCCTGGCGAGGCCAAGAGCATGcatgccatgcctggcttcatttgGCTCATCCGCAGCTTGTACGAGATGCAGGAGGAGCAGTTGGCGCAGGAGGCCGTGCGTCGCTTGGACATTGGGCACCTGAAGTTGACCTTTTGCAGAGTGGGCCCTGCGGAGTGCGCTGCCCTGGCCTTTGTGCTGCGGCATCTCCAGCGGCCTGTGTCCCTGCAGCTAGACCACAACTCTGTTGGAGATGTTGGAGTGGAACAGCTGTTGCCCTGCCTTGGTGTCTGCACAGCTCTGTAGTGAGTGTGACGAGCTCTTGCTGGTTGGGCCTGTGGGCAAATGCTACTGTCAAGTTTAGATGTAGAAGCCTAGCACAGAGTTGGGATGCAGAAGTCGGGGCCCAATCCCAGGTCTGCCATCCTTCGTACACCAGCGAGACCCTTTTCTCTTCTGGAGCTCAGTTCCAATACAGATAACGATAGCCGTTGGCCCAGCTTGTTTGCTGTGGCTGTGATACAAtactgaccaaaatcaacttaaggaggaaagggtttatttcaccttgcaGGTTCCCATCCATCATCTATGGAGCCAGGGCAGGCGCGTGAAGAAGAAACTATGGGGGCATGcagcttattggcttgcttcttctggcttgctcagctagctG
This sequence is a window from Peromyscus eremicus chromosome 5, PerEre_H2_v1, whole genome shotgun sequence. Protein-coding genes within it:
- the Nod2 gene encoding nucleotide-binding oligomerization domain-containing protein 2, which produces MCSQEGFQAQRSQLVARLVSESLEGFESILDWLLSWEVLSWEDYEGLSLPGQPLSHSARRLLDTVWNKGDWGCQKLLEAVQEAQANSHTLELHGCWDTHSLHPTRDLQSHRPAIVRGLYNHVEAVLEQAREGGFLSQYECDEIRLPIFTSSQRARRLLDLATVKANGLADFLLQYIKELPSLPLHREAAECERFVSKLRTMVAAQSRFLSTYDGSENLCLEDIYTENTLELRTEVGPAGALQKSPAILGLEELFGTHGHLNKDADTVLVVGEAGSGKSTLLQRLHLLWATGQNFQEFLFVFPFSCRQLQCMARPLSLRTLLFEHCCWPDVGQHDVFQFLLDHPDRVLLTFDGLDEFKFRFTDRERHCSPTDPTSVQTLLFNLLQGNLLKNACKVLTSRPDAVSVLLRKFVRTECHLKGFSEEGIELYLRKHHREPGVADRLIHLLQATSALHGLCHLPVFSWMVSRCHQELLLQNGGFPTTSTDMYLLILQHFLLHASPPDSYPFGPGPELLQSRLPTLLHLGHLALRGLALSCYVFSVQQLQAAQVDSDDISLGFLVRAQSVVPGSKAPLEFLHITFQCFFAAFYLAVSVDTSAASLRHLFSCGRLGSSLLGRLLPSLCIQGSRVKKGSEVALLQKAEPHNLQITAAFLAGLLSKEHRDLLAACQISKRVLLQRQACVRSSLAQSLREHFHNIPPAVPGEAKSMHAMPGFIWLIRSLYEMQEEQLAQEAVRRLDIGHLKLTFCRVGPAECAALAFVLRHLQRPVSLQLDHNSVGDVGVEQLLPCLGVCTALYLRDNNISDRGICTLIEYALRCEQLQKLALFNNKLTDGCTSSMAKLLAHKQNFLSLRLGNNHITAAGAQVLAQGLKSNTSLKFLGFWGNSVGDKGTQALADAVAGHQSMLWLSLVGNNIGIEGAQALARMLEKNRSLEELCLEENHVRDEGVCFLAEGLKRNSSLKILKLSNNGITYRGAEALLQALGRNSTILEVWLRGNTFSLEEMETLSSSDSRLLL